The Mycolicibacterium flavescens genome has a segment encoding these proteins:
- the serA gene encoding D-3-phosphoglycerate dehydrogenase — MSLPVVLIADKLAESTVAALGDQVEVRWVDGPDRPKLLAAVADADALLVRSATTVDAEVLAAAPKLKIVARAGVGLDNVDVDAATARGVLVVNAPTSNIHSAAEHAMALLLSAAREIPAADASLRAHTWKRSSFSGTEIYGKTVGVVGLGRIGQLVAQRLAAFGTHVVAYDPYVSAARAAQLGIELLSLDDLLERADFISVHLPKTPETAGLIGKEALAKTKPGVIIVNAARGGLIDEDALAEAVRSGHVRAAGIDVFASEPTTESPLFDLPQVVVTPHLGASTAEAQDRAGTDVAASVKLALAGEFVPDAVNVGGGVVGEEVAPWLDLVRKLGLLVGVLCDELPVSLAVQVKGELAAEDVEVLRLSALRGLFSAIIEDPVTFVNAPALAAERGVQAEISTASESPNHRSVVDVRAVYADGTTANVAGTLTGTQLVEKIVQINGRNFDLRAEGVYLIINYVDQPGTLGKIGTILGSAGINIHAAQLSEDAEGPGATILLRIDRDVPSDVRSTIADEVGAMMLEVVDLS, encoded by the coding sequence GTGAGTCTGCCCGTTGTATTGATCGCCGACAAATTGGCCGAATCGACGGTCGCCGCCCTCGGTGACCAGGTGGAAGTCCGTTGGGTCGACGGTCCGGACCGGCCGAAGCTGCTGGCCGCGGTGGCCGATGCCGACGCGCTTCTGGTGCGCTCCGCGACGACCGTCGACGCCGAGGTGCTCGCCGCCGCGCCCAAGCTCAAGATCGTCGCCCGTGCCGGAGTCGGTCTCGACAACGTCGACGTGGACGCGGCCACCGCCCGAGGCGTGCTGGTCGTCAACGCGCCGACCTCGAATATCCACAGCGCGGCCGAGCACGCCATGGCCCTGCTGCTGTCCGCGGCGCGCGAGATCCCGGCCGCCGATGCGTCGCTGCGCGCGCACACGTGGAAACGCTCGTCGTTCTCGGGCACCGAGATCTACGGCAAGACCGTCGGCGTCGTCGGCCTTGGCCGCATCGGTCAGCTGGTGGCCCAGCGCCTGGCCGCGTTCGGCACCCACGTCGTCGCCTACGACCCGTATGTCTCGGCGGCCCGCGCCGCACAGCTCGGCATCGAGCTGCTGAGCCTCGACGACCTGTTGGAGCGCGCGGACTTCATCTCGGTGCACCTGCCGAAGACACCGGAGACCGCGGGACTGATCGGCAAGGAGGCGCTGGCCAAGACGAAGCCCGGCGTGATCATCGTCAACGCCGCCCGCGGCGGCCTGATCGACGAAGACGCGCTGGCCGAAGCGGTGCGCTCAGGGCATGTGCGCGCGGCGGGCATCGACGTGTTCGCCAGCGAGCCCACGACCGAAAGCCCGCTGTTCGACCTGCCGCAGGTGGTGGTGACCCCGCATCTGGGCGCGTCCACCGCTGAGGCGCAGGACCGGGCGGGCACCGACGTCGCGGCCAGCGTGAAGCTTGCCCTGGCCGGGGAGTTCGTTCCCGACGCGGTCAACGTCGGCGGGGGAGTCGTCGGCGAGGAGGTTGCGCCGTGGCTGGACCTCGTCCGCAAGCTCGGCCTGCTGGTCGGAGTGTTGTGCGACGAGCTTCCGGTGTCGCTGGCGGTGCAGGTCAAGGGTGAGCTTGCCGCCGAAGACGTTGAGGTGCTTCGCCTTTCGGCGTTGCGCGGGCTGTTCTCGGCGATCATCGAAGACCCCGTCACATTCGTCAACGCCCCCGCGCTCGCCGCCGAGCGGGGGGTGCAGGCCGAGATCAGCACCGCGAGCGAGAGTCCCAACCACCGCAGCGTGGTGGACGTGCGGGCCGTCTACGCCGACGGGACGACCGCCAATGTCGCAGGCACGCTGACCGGTACCCAACTGGTCGAGAAGATCGTCCAGATCAACGGGCGCAACTTCGATCTGCGGGCCGAGGGCGTCTACCTGATCATCAACTACGTCGACCAGCCGGGCACGCTCGGCAAGATCGGCACCATCCTCGGATCGGCGGGCATCAACATCCACGCCGCCCAGTTGAGCGAGGACGCCGAAGGTCCCGGCGCGACCATCCTGCTGCGCATCGACCGTGACGTTCCTTCCGACGTCCGGTCCACCATCGCCGATGAAGTCGGCGCGATGATGCTGGAAGTGGTTGATCTGTCGTGA
- the leuB gene encoding 3-isopropylmalate dehydrogenase: protein MKLAIIAGDGIGPEVVGEAVKVLDAVLPGVHKTPYDLGARRYHATGEVLPDSVLDELRGHDAILLGAIGDPSVPSGVLERGLLLRIRFALDHHINLRPGRLYPGVSSPLAGNPDIDFVVVREGTEGPYTGTGGAIRVGTPHEIATEVSVNTAFGVRRVVTDAFVRAQQRRKHLTLVHKNNVLTFAGALWWRTVQEVAADFGDIEIAYQHVDAATIHLVTDPGRFDVIVTDNLFGDIVTDLAAAVCGGIGLAASGNIDATRTNPSMFEPVHGSAPDIAGQGIADPTAAIMSVALLLAHIGETDAAARVDKAVEQHLATRGDEKLSTTAVGDRIAGYL from the coding sequence ATGAAGCTGGCGATCATCGCCGGTGACGGGATCGGCCCGGAGGTCGTCGGGGAGGCCGTCAAGGTACTCGACGCGGTGCTTCCCGGCGTGCACAAGACGCCTTACGACCTCGGCGCGCGCCGCTACCACGCCACCGGTGAGGTGCTGCCCGACTCCGTGCTCGACGAACTGCGCGGGCACGACGCGATCCTGCTCGGCGCGATCGGGGACCCGTCGGTACCCAGCGGCGTGCTCGAACGCGGTCTGCTGCTACGGATCCGGTTCGCGCTCGACCACCACATCAACCTTCGCCCCGGCCGGCTGTACCCCGGGGTGAGCAGCCCCCTGGCGGGCAACCCCGACATCGACTTCGTCGTCGTAAGGGAAGGCACGGAGGGTCCCTACACCGGAACCGGCGGTGCGATCCGCGTGGGCACACCGCACGAGATCGCCACCGAGGTCAGCGTCAACACCGCTTTCGGTGTGCGTCGCGTCGTGACGGACGCGTTCGTCCGCGCCCAGCAGCGTCGCAAGCACCTGACCCTGGTGCACAAGAACAATGTCCTGACCTTCGCGGGCGCGTTGTGGTGGCGCACCGTTCAGGAGGTCGCCGCCGACTTCGGTGACATCGAGATCGCCTACCAGCACGTGGACGCGGCGACCATCCACCTCGTCACCGATCCCGGCCGTTTCGATGTGATCGTCACCGACAACTTGTTCGGCGATATCGTCACCGATCTCGCCGCCGCGGTGTGTGGCGGAATCGGCCTCGCGGCCAGCGGCAACATCGATGCCACCCGCACCAACCCGTCGATGTTCGAACCTGTGCACGGCAGCGCCCCCGACATCGCGGGCCAGGGAATCGCGGACCCGACCGCTGCGATCATGTCGGTCGCACTGCTGCTGGCCCATATCGGCGAGACGGATGCGGCCGCGCGCGTCGACAAGGCCGTCGAGCAGCATCTGGCCACGCGCGGCGACGAGAAGCTTTCGACCACCGCGGTCGGCGACCGGATCGCGGGCTATCTGTAG
- a CDS encoding polyprenyl synthetase, whose translation MTTAFPVWRDAIRSEVLRSLADFVKTRCADDLKSAGVDLAADVLQDFVDGGKCVRSTFVYLGWLSNADDDPGALRAAASFELLHAFALLQDDVMDGSALRRGRPSAHVRFAQWHRERAMSGSPERFGEAAAVLLGDLCLVWAAQMLRESGVGEAALARGWHRYDLMRTELAVGQFADLVNDAAEFPEWERVLDVMRRKSGNYTVRRPLEIGADMAGCAPGVLMLLGQYGEAVGEAFQLRDDVLGIFGSPEITGKPAGSDLFEHKATSVVVAAYGLADANHRRELTHLMSASDLDHEDIRRWRELIVATGALEWVEQLIDSRLNRALELIDTRQLDPLIRTALADMAAACTERAA comes from the coding sequence ATGACCACGGCATTTCCGGTATGGCGCGACGCCATACGCAGTGAGGTGCTTCGGTCACTGGCCGATTTCGTCAAGACACGCTGCGCCGACGACCTCAAGTCGGCCGGAGTCGATCTCGCCGCCGACGTCCTGCAGGATTTCGTCGACGGCGGAAAGTGCGTCCGCTCGACTTTCGTCTACCTGGGCTGGTTGTCCAACGCCGACGACGATCCCGGTGCGCTGCGGGCGGCGGCGAGCTTCGAGTTGCTGCATGCGTTCGCCCTGCTGCAGGACGACGTGATGGACGGCTCCGCGCTGCGCCGCGGGCGACCCTCTGCTCATGTCAGGTTCGCGCAGTGGCACCGCGAGCGGGCAATGTCGGGTTCACCCGAACGTTTCGGCGAGGCCGCGGCCGTCCTTCTCGGTGATCTGTGCCTGGTGTGGGCTGCACAGATGCTGCGGGAAAGCGGTGTCGGCGAGGCTGCGCTGGCGCGCGGCTGGCACAGATACGACTTGATGCGCACCGAACTCGCCGTCGGCCAGTTCGCCGACCTGGTCAACGACGCCGCCGAATTCCCCGAGTGGGAACGGGTTCTCGACGTGATGCGGCGCAAGTCCGGCAACTACACCGTGCGCAGACCGCTCGAGATCGGCGCCGACATGGCCGGATGCGCGCCGGGTGTGCTGATGTTGCTCGGCCAGTACGGCGAAGCGGTCGGTGAGGCCTTCCAGTTGCGCGACGACGTCCTCGGCATCTTTGGGTCTCCCGAGATCACCGGTAAGCCGGCAGGCAGTGACCTCTTCGAGCACAAGGCGACCAGCGTCGTGGTGGCCGCCTACGGCCTCGCCGACGCGAACCATCGCCGCGAGCTCACCCACCTGATGAGTGCCTCTGATCTGGATCACGAGGACATCCGCCGGTGGCGCGAGCTGATCGTCGCGACCGGCGCACTGGAATGGGTTGAACAGCTGATCGATTCGCGGCTCAACCGCGCACTCGAGCTGATCGACACGAGGCAACTGGACCCGTTGATCCGCACCGCGCTGGCCGACATGGCCGCCGCCTGCACCGAACGGGCCGCGTGA
- a CDS encoding phytoene dehydrogenase-like oxidoreductase has product MDVTVVGSGPNGLAAAVVCARAGLSVQVFEAQPTLGGGARTLADPEFPGVSHDICSAVHPLALASPFLAEFDLPARGVSLRVPEVSYANPLPGARAAIGYHDLDRTVAELEHGHSWRRFFGPMVERDDAVLDLLLGDKRSVPSNPIAAVQVASRLLEQGTPAWGALKGDDARALFSGVAAHVISQIPSLVSAGGGLMLATLAHTVGWPIPVGGSQAIVDALISDLRAHGGVITAGQEVTEPPEGVALFDTAPTALARIYGDKLPRRYAKALQRYRFGPGVAKVDFVLSEDVPFTDERLRQAPTLHMGGTREQMAHAEREIAAGRHPQWPMVLAAQPHLEDPGRIDAQGRRPLWSYAHVPNGSTVDQAERVTDIFERFAPGFRDIVVAVRSVPAARLADHNANLVGGDIGVGGNTLVHALAGPTPRLNPWTTPISKAYLCSSATPPGGGVHGMAGYFAARTVLRREFGIKTMPALSP; this is encoded by the coding sequence GTGGATGTCACCGTCGTCGGCAGCGGACCCAACGGTTTGGCGGCAGCCGTCGTCTGTGCCAGGGCCGGGTTGTCGGTGCAGGTGTTCGAGGCGCAGCCGACCCTCGGAGGTGGCGCCCGCACTCTTGCCGACCCGGAGTTTCCCGGCGTCTCCCACGACATCTGTTCGGCCGTTCACCCGCTCGCGCTGGCGTCGCCGTTCCTGGCCGAATTCGACCTGCCCGCTCGTGGCGTGAGCCTGCGGGTACCCGAGGTCTCCTACGCCAATCCTCTTCCCGGGGCGCGCGCCGCGATCGGTTACCACGACCTCGACCGGACCGTCGCGGAGCTCGAGCACGGGCACTCATGGCGCAGGTTCTTCGGCCCCATGGTCGAACGCGACGACGCCGTTCTCGATCTGCTGCTCGGCGACAAACGCTCAGTCCCGAGCAACCCGATCGCCGCGGTCCAGGTGGCGAGCCGGCTGCTCGAACAGGGCACGCCCGCGTGGGGCGCACTCAAGGGTGACGATGCGCGCGCATTGTTCAGCGGCGTTGCCGCACATGTGATTTCGCAAATTCCGTCGTTGGTGTCGGCGGGCGGGGGCCTCATGTTGGCCACGCTCGCACACACCGTCGGCTGGCCCATCCCCGTCGGCGGAAGCCAGGCCATCGTCGATGCGCTGATCTCGGACCTCCGTGCTCACGGTGGTGTGATCACGGCCGGCCAGGAGGTCACCGAACCACCCGAGGGTGTCGCACTCTTCGACACCGCACCCACCGCGCTGGCCCGCATCTACGGCGACAAGCTGCCCCGCCGCTATGCAAAAGCCTTGCAGCGATATCGATTCGGCCCCGGCGTGGCCAAGGTCGACTTCGTGCTCTCCGAGGATGTGCCGTTCACCGACGAGCGGTTACGACAGGCGCCCACGCTGCACATGGGTGGCACCCGCGAGCAGATGGCTCACGCCGAACGCGAGATCGCCGCAGGGCGGCACCCCCAGTGGCCGATGGTGCTCGCCGCGCAGCCACACCTGGAGGATCCCGGCCGCATCGACGCCCAGGGCCGCCGGCCGTTGTGGAGCTACGCGCATGTCCCGAATGGATCGACCGTCGACCAGGCCGAGCGGGTCACCGACATCTTCGAGCGCTTCGCGCCCGGCTTCCGCGACATCGTGGTGGCCGTGCGATCCGTTCCCGCCGCACGCCTGGCCGACCACAACGCCAACCTGGTCGGCGGCGACATCGGCGTCGGCGGCAACACCCTCGTTCACGCGCTCGCGGGTCCGACCCCTCGACTCAACCCCTGGACCACACCCATCTCCAAGGCGTACCTGTGCTCGTCGGCCACGCCGCCCGGGGGCGGGGTGCACGGCATGGCCGGTTATTTCGCCGCGCGCACGGTGCTGCGGCGCGAGTTCGGCATCAAGACGATGCCTGCACTGTCTCCCTGA